The Flavobacterium sp. 1 genome contains the following window.
GGTTACTGGTTCCCCATACTTGTCTGGTAGGCAGATTCTCTACAGCATATTCAAGATCACTGATAATCAATTTGTAAACATCTTCCTGCGGGCTTTTAGGAATATTAAATTCATCCGCCGTTGGTACATGGTCACGTATCACCACATCTCCAAAAACATTTACCAGATCAAAATGCCAATATGCTCTAAAGTAACGCGCCTGCGCATTATATTGCAAAGCTTTACTGTCATCATACTTACTTGCCAGCTTTAAAACCTGATTACAGTCATTAAGATACTGATACCATCTTTCCCAAAGACGCTCTATATATATATTAGAAGGGTTATTGGTGAATGTATAGGCTGAGGTAAAGTTGACATCAGCTGTATTCATTTTTACATCATCAGAAGAAAATTCATGTGATGTGAAATACATGGTTCCTAATCTGAAGAAACGCCAGTTGACTGAAGAATATACCCTGTTAAGGGCGTCATTTATGCTTTCTTCATTAGAAAAATAAACATCAGTAGTCAGCTGAGCCTCAGGAGTAACATCTAGAAAATCATCACAGGAAACCAAAAGGCTTAATCCTGCAATGGTTAATATATATTTTAGCTTTTTCATGCTTAATGAGTTTTATTATTAATTAAAAATTAAGGTTCATACCAAATTGCATACTGCCTGAGATGGGAAAAGAATTATAATCAAGCCCATCGGCCAATTCCGGAGTAAAACCTTTGTACTTAGTAAAATATAACAGGTTGGATCCTGTAAAATAAAATCGTAATTTGCTTATCCCTATTTTTTCAGTAACTGAATCCGGCAGCGTATAACCAAGTGTTGCATTTCTCAATTTTACATAGTTCCCATTGAATACCATAATATCGATAGTTCTGTTCATGTTTACAGATCCTGCAGCCAGACGCGGCATAGCTGCTCCGGTATTATCAGGAGTCCATGAATCTAACCAGTCTGTATGCATGTTATTGTTAGGCGAAGTAAAATCGTTATAAGAGTTATTCATCACCTTTGCCCCAAAACTTCCGGTAAAATCTAAATTAAAATCAAAATTTTTATATTCTGCATTCAAAGCAATGCTTCCTGTGAATTTAGGGAACGGATTTCCAATATTAGTCTGGTCAACCGAAGTTATCTGACCATCACCATTAGTATCTACATAAATCAAATCTCCTAATTTTGCGGCTGTATGGTAAGCTGTGTTTCCTTTGCTTACTGCATAGGCATTCCAACTGTCAATATCGGCTTGTGTGCGATAAATTCCTTGAGTTTTGTAACCATAGAAATAATTAAAAGGCTGACCTTCCTGTATGCGGGTTTGTAAATTTGTAGAGAATGCTGTATTGGTGGTAGTAAGGCCATTCCAGTCAACAACTTCATTTTTAAAAGAACTTCCAGTGAAGCTTACTCCATATTTAAAATTATTTTTACTATCCTGCCATCCTAACATTACCTCATATCCTTTATTTTGTACTGAGCCTGCATTACTGTATGTTGGAGCTATACCTACAGAACCTCCCTGTATAGGCAATATCATCAGTAAATCTTCTGTTTTTCGGTTAAAATAATCAAATTCAAAAGTAAGTCTCTTATCCAGTGCGCTCATTTCGATACCCAAATCAGCCTGAACATTGTTCTCCCATTTTACATTAGGATTATAATCATTTACAATACCAGCAGCAGGGTTTACCTGATTATTGAAAATCGCATGAAATTCATCGCTCTGTGTTACTAAAGCATAAGCCACGTTATTAAAAATTTTATCATTACCAGTCATCCCCCAGCTTCCTCTTATTTTTAAATTATCAAGCCAGCTTAGCTGTTTTAGGAAACTTTCTTCACTGATTCTCCAGCCTAAAGCTGCAGAAGGGAAATAACCCCATCTGTTGTTTGTACCGAATTTTGAAGAACCATCGGCACGTATTGTTGCCGTAAACAGATAACGATCCTTTAATGCATAATTAGTTCTGAACCAAAACGATGCTCTTGATGATTTTGCAGGTAAAAACGCATTTACAGTCCTGTTATTTATGCTAGCCGAATATATAGAAACATAATCCAGATTATCCACAGCATATTTTTTGCCTGTCGCTCCCAAACCACGGAACTGGGTCTCTTCTGAACTCTGGCCTACAAGCAGGTTCAGACGATGGCTCTCATTAATTTTTTTATCATAGGTTAACGTATTGGTCCATAACCATGTATTATTAGTACTATAATTTTCAGTATAGCTGCTTGGATTATTGAATTGGAATGACGGGTTTATACTGTACTGCGGCAGAAACTGATCAAATCGCGTAAGCATCCAGTCTTCTCCAAGCGATGTCTTAAACTGAAGTCCATCTATAATGTCCCAGGCTCCCCACAAGTCCCCTACAAAACGAAGATTATTTGTATTGGCTTCCTTATTCAATTCTAATTCCGCAACAGGATTAATGAGATCATTGTTCTGCATCGGATTCCATCCTCCTTGATCGTTTTTAGGCATAATAAGCGGTGAACCTGAAAGAACAGAACGCACTGTTCTATAAGTCAATGCCTGACCTGTATTTGCACTGCTTACATTGAAATTATGCCCTATTTTTATCTTGCTGCTCAGTTTGTAGTCATTATTGATCCGCAAGGTCCAACGGTTATAATCAGTATTGTTCCAAACCCCTTCCTGTCCAAAATACCCTAAGCTTATATTGTAGCTTACATTTTCAGTACTTCCTGAAGCAGATACCTGATGATCGCTCATCAAGCCCGCCTTGCTGATTTCATCCATCCAGTTGGTTCCTTTTCCATACTGCGAAGGATTTTGGTAGGGCTGTGCCTGTCCGGCCGTGAGGGCAACCGTATTCATCAGCTCCGCATACTGACTTCCGTTGGCAACCTTGTAATTATTAAGGACAAATTGACTACCGACACTTCCTGAATAGGAAATAATAGTTTTCCCCAATTTTCCTTTTTTTGTTGTAACCAAGATTACCCCATTTGCACCCCTGGAACCGTAAATAGCTGTAGCCGAAGCATCTTTCAACACACTCATTGATTCAACATCTTTAGGATTTAACCAAGATACATCATTTGTCATCATACCGTCTACTACATAGAGCGGAGAAGAATCACTGTTGGTACCGATACCACGAATTCTAACTACAGGACTTGCACCCGGTGCTCCCGATGACACTACAGTTAAACCACTTTTGCCTTGTAACGCTTCCGCAGCATTACCACCTCTGATGCCGTTAATCTCTTTTGCCTTCACAGTCGTAACAGAACCAGTAAGATCTTTTTTCTTCTGAGAACCATATCCTACTACAATTACTTGTTCAAGGTTCGCGGCAATGGGTACCATGGTTATATCAATTACTGATCTAGCCCCTACTTTAATTTCCTGCTTAGCCAAACCAACAAAAGAAAACACCAATACGTCATCATCAGAACTAACTTCAATCTTATAATTACCGTCAAAATCTGTAACAACAGACTTCCTCGTTCCTTTCACAACAATAGTAACACCAGCAATCCCATTATTATTTTCAGAAGAAATCACCTTTCCTGTAACAATTTTTTCTTGTCCTGCAACCATTCTGACCTCTATACTAGGTTCAACAGTATTTTCTTTGGCCTGCAACAAGTTTGTAGACACCAGTGCCATGGATAACACAATTAGACCCCATTTTTTACTGAGTAAATTAGGAATCTGGTACTTTTTTCTCATTTTTTCAATCATATTTAAGGTTAATTAAGGGTTAATTAGTCATTTAAAGTTTAACTTAAACAATTAATTTTTTAAATAAATCATTTAGATTCTTGCAATTATGGGTTATTATTAAACTGACTTCTCCTTTTGGTATATAGCTATCGATAATCTATCAGAAACTGCTATGCAAAAAACTATAAACTAACCAAGATTTGTATTTTGAGTTCCAAACCCCACCTCTAAAAAAATTAAAATCCAGCACGTTTAAGCTTTTCTATAACTATGAATACCGATATCCATAAACTTATTGATAGTTCAATATATAAACCTTAAGATTAATAATTTATTGATTTATCAACATATCAAAATTACCCAAAACAGCTTAATCAAAAGATAAATTATAATTCATTCTACATAAATTATCGTTCATTTTTGATAATAAATAAAAAAAATAACACATTTTTTATTTATAACACATTTTTAAACAAAAAATATTATCAAATAAAAAACCAAAGACTATCCCATAAATTAACACAAAGAGGGTAGTATGAATTCTGTTCCTGCTAATATTTTGATTATGTAAAAGAAGCTTAAATGGATTTATATTCTAAAATTAAGAAGAGAACAAGCCGTTGGGAATCATCATTAAGAAAACAGTCCGAAGTTTATTCTTTTTTAAAGAATAAACTTCGGACTGCCAAAAATTAAACATTAATTATCCTCTATCAAATAAGAAAGACAATTAGAAATTATTGATCCTGTTTTTGTTCAACATACTGGGTAGGTGTTAAACCAAAAAGCTCTTTAAAGGTTTTGGTAAAATAAGCAGAAGAATTAAAACCACACATGTGAGTCAGTTCCTTGATAGAATACTGTTTACTCAATAATAATTCTGAAGCATATTTTAATCGGATAGTCCGAATAAAATTACTTGGATTTTGTCCCGTAATAGAACTGATTTTTCTATAAAATTGCGACCTTCCCAATCCCAATTCTTTTATGATGTCCTCTAATGCAAAATCAGGATCAGAGATATTGTCTAAAACAATTTTTGTGGTTTTGTCCAAAAACATTTCATCAATGGTGTTGGTGGCAATTTCACTGGAAGGCAATATTCTGCCAATAGAAGCAAAACGTTCTTTGGCCCTTTTTCTTGCCTCAAGCAGATTTTTGATCCGCGCTTTTAAAACATTTATGTTAAATGGTTTTGACAAATATTCATCAGCTCCAGTATCATAACCTTCAATTCGGTCTTCTTCAAGACTTCTTGCGGTTAATAATACAACAGGAATATGGCTTGTTTCTATATCATTTTTAACCTGCCTGCATAATTCAAAACCATCCATCTCAGGCATCATCACATCGCTAATTACTATATCGGGATAATGTTTTTTAATTACTTCCAATCCAATAAGTCCATTAGCGGCTTCCTTAACTTGAAATTGGTTACTCAATTCATTCTTTAGATGATTACGCAATTCCTTGTTATCCTCGACAATGAGAACCACTGGACGGTTTCCTTTGTCTATATCTGACAAAACCACATCTTCAGTTTCATTCGATATGGCAATTTCATACTCAGCAGATGTTATGGAGTTCTTATCTACTTGATAAGTGCTGGCTTGATAAAAATTAGCAGATTGTTTCTTCTCAACCGGCAAATCCACAGGTAATCTTACTATAAAGGTAGTCCCTGCCTGATATTGACTTTCCACTAAAATTTCTCCTTTGTGTAACTCAACCAAACTTTTGATAAAATTCAATCCAATTCCAGTTCCGGTATTGGAGCTGTCAGGATGAAAAAATCGTTGAAACACTTCTTTCATCTCTTCTTTTTTAAAACCTATTCCGGTATCAGAAACACGAATTTCAACCTCCCTTTCCAATTTTGATTTTCTGAAAAACCACAATATAGTCTTCGTTTTCTTTCTATTCAATTCCAAAATCGACAATTTTATGCTGCCTTCTTTTTCCGTAAATTTAACTGCATTTGACAATAGATTGGTTAGAATTTTTTCGATTTTATCCGGATCGAACATCCCGAAAATTTCTTTTTTAGGAGCATCAAACACAAACCGAATACCTTTTGCCTTGGCTAAATCTTCAAACAACAAAAAAACGTCTTTACTGAACTTCACGATATTTATATTGGTAATTTCCAACGGCGTTTTTCCAAGATCCATTTTCCGTAAATCAAGAAGCTGATTAACAAGATGCAGCAAACGCCTACTGCTTCTTTGTATAATTAAAGCTGATTTTTTGACTTCCTCGGGATCATTGTAATCAGAAAGAATTTTATCAACTGGATTTAAAATTAATGTAAGCGGTGTTCTAAACTCATGAGAAACATTGATAAAAAAGTTTAATTTCATTTGATCTAATTCCTGCTCTTTGTCTTCCCTTACCTTTTTAGTGTAATAATACACAGAGAACCAAAGTGCCGAAAAAATCACCAGTACATAAATGCAATAAGCCCACCAAGTCTTCCATGGTGGCGACAACACTTCAACCCGAATTGTGGTTTTTCTTGCCTGCTCCCACTGGCCGTCTACTGAGGCTATTACTTCAAATGTATAAGTACCCGGCTCTAAATTAGAATAGTTAGCCACCCTGACATTACCGGCATTAATGAAGTTTTCATCCAACCCATTCATCTTGTAGGCATATTTAACGCGTTCCGGATTTTGATAATTTAGCGCGACAAAACCAAAAGAAATATATCCCTCGTTATAATGAAGTTCAATTTCTTTCGTAATACTTACCGATTCTTTTAACAGTATCCTTCCCTTGATGGTATCACCTGGATTTATCCTTTTATTGAACAGTCTAATTTCTGTAATGACAGGACTTACTACATTTGATTTTAAAGAAATACTATTTGGATTAAAAATATTAAAACCATTTATACCACCCACAATAATGCGCCCGTCATGGGTCTTGTCGATAGACTTGCTTTGAAATTCCGCTCCCTGTAACCCATCATGCACATTAAAATTTTTAAACGCCCTCGTTCTCGGATTAAGTAGCGACAAACCGCCTTTGGTTGTAATCCATAAATTCCGGTTATTGTCTTCTTGGATACCCACGACTAAATTATTTGGCAGTCCATTCAAGGAAGAATAGGAATTTTTTAAATTCAAATTGGAATCAAGTTCATACAATCCCATATCGGTTCCAACCCAAATATTTCGCTTATAATCCTCGATTATATGATTAACGCGGTTCCCTAGAATGTTTTTTATTTTAATTTCCGTGAATGGCATTTTTTCAGGTATCCGTCCTTTAAGTTTGGCCAACTCCGTATAACATAATCCCTGTGCAGTACCTGTGAATAGTCTGTTTTTTGAATCAATAAAAAGTGAAAAGACAAAATTGCTTATGATGCTTTTTGGATCTTCCGGAATATTCTTGTATTGGTAAAATTTTTCAGTAACGGGATCAAATAAATTTAAGCCTGCCGTTGATGTTCCCAACCATAATCTGTTTTGGGAATCCTTTTCGGCATACCAGACTGTATTCTGTCCTATTGAAAAAGGATTATTTCGATTGTATTGATACGATTTAGCTATTCCTTTATCGGTTTCAAACTTGTTCAAGCCGCCATCCCACGTACATACCCAAAGAATATTATTACTGCCCTCCAACAGATATGTAATCTTATCAGAACTCAAGGAATTTGGATCCCCAGACTTTGCCATGAAATGTTTAAATGTACCTTTCTTTTCATCAAAAAGATTCAAGCCTCCTCCATCAGTGCCAATCCAAATTCTCTTTTTGCCGTCCTCCAAAACAGATTGTGCAGTTTTAGCACTCAAACCTTCATTGCTTTCCGGTTTATAAAAATAATGCCCGAATGAGGATTTAGATATTGCCAATTTGCTAACCCCACTGTTGTATGAAGCGATCCAATAAATCCCATTTTTATCCTCCAAAACTTTCGAAGGCTGGTTGTTTGATAATGAAAAAGGATTATTTGGATTATGTATCAAGTGTTGCAGTAAACCTTTCTTTTTATCCATTAAAAATATCCCATCCCCATCTGTAGAAATCCAGACAATACCTTTTTTGTCTTGATAAAGATGAAAAATTGGAACACTTTTCTTTAAAGGAGATACATCCTTAAAAGTCCCTTTATGTATGTCAAACAAAAACAAATGAGACAAATCATTTCCAATCCAAAAATTACCATCTTTGTCTATTAAAATTTGTTTTGGCAAATGATTCAAATATTGACTCCCTTTGAAATCAATCGGAAATCTTGTAAAATTATCTGTATCGGGATTATATCTATGCAGATGATTTGCCTTGGTTACGAGCCAGATATTTCTTTTTTCATCCTCGACAACACTTGTAACATCATTGTTATCTATTGATTGTAAATCCTTTGGATTAAAATTATAATAATCAAACTTAATCCTATCATAAGAACCACCTTCAATCTGGTCTAACAAGAGTTTGGTAACTCCGTTTTTGGTAGCTACCCAAAGGGTATTATCAATTTTATGGTACAAAAGTCCGTTGATTTCCTCTCGAAAATCCGCCTCCTTTTTCTTTTTTTGATATAGATCAATCTTATGAAATTTTTCAGTATTTCTGTCAAAAACATTTAATCCATTGCTAGTCCCAACCCATAAACGTCCTTGACTATCTTCTTTTATCACAGTAATTCTATTGTTACTGATAGAATTAGAGTCATCAAGAATATTACGATAAATTTCAAAATCGTATCCATTGTACTTATTAAGACCGTCAATCGTTCCAAACCATAAAAACCCTTCATGATCCTGAAAAATATCAACCGAAGTACTGCTCGAAAGCCCTTTTGAAGTATCCAAGTTTTCAAACTTCAAATTAGAGTATTGTGCCTGTGAAAAATAGGTAATCAAGAAAAACAACCACCCTATTATTTTTTTGCTATTCATAGCATTTCTTGTCAATATGTTACAATTTAATTTAAATTTTTATCAAAGTCTTCAAAAATAAGGAATAAAAAAAGATATATATAAATCATAATCTATAATTCTGCCTTATTAATTCAACTCTTTTTAGGATTCAAGTAAAAAAGAAGTAAAAACTTTCATTATTATTAAATTCTTTAAATTAAATCCTCTTTCTGACAAACAGTATCATTCTAAATCAATCATAAAAAAACCTCGAAATCAAATGACTTTGAGGTTTGTGATTTTTGGCAGCGATAAGTAGTTCGGGGCACCATTAATCTTTAACAAATAATGACATGTATATTTCAAAAATATTTATTTGATTTTAATTCAAATCTCAATCCATGTGAAGGTGTATCCATCAATAAAAAAAGCAATTATTTTTTCGAACTAAAAAGATTATCGAAATCAATGACTTTGAAAGCTTTAAATTTAATGGTGATGCTTACGAACCATTTTATAGCTGTTAAATGAAAGATATAAGGATTTTTATCTTGCATTAATTAAATCATTTTACATATTAAAAATCAAACAGTATCGAAAACTTTTTTTCGATGATTCACTCCCCAGTCTTTTAGTGAATAAATAACTGGGGTTAGAGTATCAGCATATTCTTCTACCCTATAAGAAATCTTTACAGGATAATCTCCTATTACTACACGCTTAATCAATTTATGCTGCTCTAAATCTTTTAATTCTTTTGCCAGTACCTTTGGTGTAATGCCTGGAATACTCTCCTGTATATCCGTAAACCTATCATTTCCAACTCCGATTGAAATTATGATAGGCAACTTCCATTTTCCGCTTATCACATCTAGTGCATCCCTAACTGGTTTTATTGTATCGAGGCAATCACAATGTATTTTCTTCTGTGCCATAGTTTTACAATTTAATATTTTACTTTCCTACGGGAAAGTACTATACAAAAGAAAGTAATATTTTTTAATTTTGCAAAGAATACTTTTAAATAAAAATAAATCATAAATATCAATAATATGAAAATAGGAATAATAGGTACCGGTGCAATCGGCGGTACGATCGCAAAAAAGATGGCTGTAGCTGGTCACAATGTGAAAGTGAATAATTCAGGCGATGTTGCTAAATTAAATGCTCGCGCTGAAGAATTAGGTGTATTAGCTTCAACTCTAAAGGATGTTGTAAAAGACGTAGATGTCATAATTTTATCAGTGCCGACGATAGCAATCCCAACTATACCCAAAGATTTGTTAGCAAACGTTCCGGAAAATGTAATTGTGGTTGACACTTCGAATTATTATCCATTCCGCGATGCCGATATTGAAGAGATAAAAAACGGAAAAGTGGAAAGTGTTTGGATCTCTGAACAATTGGGAAGACCCGTAATAAAGGCATTCAACAATTTATTGGCAGAAACACTTGAAAATGGCGGAAAAGAACCCGGTGCTGAAGACAGAATTGCAATGGCTGTAGCTGGTGATGATGCAGAGGCAAAAAAAGTAATTGCCGGATTAATTAATGATGCTGGTTATGATGTGGTTGACTCTGGGGATCTTTCCGAATCTTGGAGACACCAACCAGGCACACCTGCTTACTGTACAGAACTTAACGCAGAAGAACTAAAACAGGCACTTGCAGATGGCATAAAAGAAGATGCCCCTTCTATAAGAGATAAAGCAATTGCTGGTCTTTCATCTCTCCCATCATATCCGTCTCATCCCGATGTAGTTAAATTCAATAGAGCATTGTTTCAAA
Protein-coding sequences here:
- a CDS encoding TonB-dependent receptor, giving the protein MRKKYQIPNLLSKKWGLIVLSMALVSTNLLQAKENTVEPSIEVRMVAGQEKIVTGKVISSENNNGIAGVTIVVKGTRKSVVTDFDGNYKIEVSSDDDVLVFSFVGLAKQEIKVGARSVIDITMVPIAANLEQVIVVGYGSQKKKDLTGSVTTVKAKEINGIRGGNAAEALQGKSGLTVVSSGAPGASPVVRIRGIGTNSDSSPLYVVDGMMTNDVSWLNPKDVESMSVLKDASATAIYGSRGANGVILVTTKKGKLGKTIISYSGSVGSQFVLNNYKVANGSQYAELMNTVALTAGQAQPYQNPSQYGKGTNWMDEISKAGLMSDHQVSASGSTENVSYNISLGYFGQEGVWNNTDYNRWTLRINNDYKLSSKIKIGHNFNVSSANTGQALTYRTVRSVLSGSPLIMPKNDQGGWNPMQNNDLINPVAELELNKEANTNNLRFVGDLWGAWDIIDGLQFKTSLGEDWMLTRFDQFLPQYSINPSFQFNNPSSYTENYSTNNTWLWTNTLTYDKKINESHRLNLLVGQSSEETQFRGLGATGKKYAVDNLDYVSIYSASINNRTVNAFLPAKSSRASFWFRTNYALKDRYLFTATIRADGSSKFGTNNRWGYFPSAALGWRISEESFLKQLSWLDNLKIRGSWGMTGNDKIFNNVAYALVTQSDEFHAIFNNQVNPAAGIVNDYNPNVKWENNVQADLGIEMSALDKRLTFEFDYFNRKTEDLLMILPIQGGSVGIAPTYSNAGSVQNKGYEVMLGWQDSKNNFKYGVSFTGSSFKNEVVDWNGLTTTNTAFSTNLQTRIQEGQPFNYFYGYKTQGIYRTQADIDSWNAYAVSKGNTAYHTAAKLGDLIYVDTNGDGQITSVDQTNIGNPFPKFTGSIALNAEYKNFDFNLDFTGSFGAKVMNNSYNDFTSPNNNMHTDWLDSWTPDNTGAAMPRLAAGSVNMNRTIDIMVFNGNYVKLRNATLGYTLPDSVTEKIGISKLRFYFTGSNLLYFTKYKGFTPELADGLDYNSFPISGSMQFGMNLNF
- a CDS encoding hybrid sensor histidine kinase/response regulator transcription factor — protein: MNSKKIIGWLFFLITYFSQAQYSNLKFENLDTSKGLSSSTSVDIFQDHEGFLWFGTIDGLNKYNGYDFEIYRNILDDSNSISNNRITVIKEDSQGRLWVGTSNGLNVFDRNTEKFHKIDLYQKKKKEADFREEINGLLYHKIDNTLWVATKNGVTKLLLDQIEGGSYDRIKFDYYNFNPKDLQSIDNNDVTSVVEDEKRNIWLVTKANHLHRYNPDTDNFTRFPIDFKGSQYLNHLPKQILIDKDGNFWIGNDLSHLFLFDIHKGTFKDVSPLKKSVPIFHLYQDKKGIVWISTDGDGIFLMDKKKGLLQHLIHNPNNPFSLSNNQPSKVLEDKNGIYWIASYNSGVSKLAISKSSFGHYFYKPESNEGLSAKTAQSVLEDGKKRIWIGTDGGGLNLFDEKKGTFKHFMAKSGDPNSLSSDKITYLLEGSNNILWVCTWDGGLNKFETDKGIAKSYQYNRNNPFSIGQNTVWYAEKDSQNRLWLGTSTAGLNLFDPVTEKFYQYKNIPEDPKSIISNFVFSLFIDSKNRLFTGTAQGLCYTELAKLKGRIPEKMPFTEIKIKNILGNRVNHIIEDYKRNIWVGTDMGLYELDSNLNLKNSYSSLNGLPNNLVVGIQEDNNRNLWITTKGGLSLLNPRTRAFKNFNVHDGLQGAEFQSKSIDKTHDGRIIVGGINGFNIFNPNSISLKSNVVSPVITEIRLFNKRINPGDTIKGRILLKESVSITKEIELHYNEGYISFGFVALNYQNPERVKYAYKMNGLDENFINAGNVRVANYSNLEPGTYTFEVIASVDGQWEQARKTTIRVEVLSPPWKTWWAYCIYVLVIFSALWFSVYYYTKKVREDKEQELDQMKLNFFINVSHEFRTPLTLILNPVDKILSDYNDPEEVKKSALIIQRSSRRLLHLVNQLLDLRKMDLGKTPLEITNINIVKFSKDVFLLFEDLAKAKGIRFVFDAPKKEIFGMFDPDKIEKILTNLLSNAVKFTEKEGSIKLSILELNRKKTKTILWFFRKSKLEREVEIRVSDTGIGFKKEEMKEVFQRFFHPDSSNTGTGIGLNFIKSLVELHKGEILVESQYQAGTTFIVRLPVDLPVEKKQSANFYQASTYQVDKNSITSAEYEIAISNETEDVVLSDIDKGNRPVVLIVEDNKELRNHLKNELSNQFQVKEAANGLIGLEVIKKHYPDIVISDVMMPEMDGFELCRQVKNDIETSHIPVVLLTARSLEEDRIEGYDTGADEYLSKPFNINVLKARIKNLLEARKRAKERFASIGRILPSSEIATNTIDEMFLDKTTKIVLDNISDPDFALEDIIKELGLGRSQFYRKISSITGQNPSNFIRTIRLKYASELLLSKQYSIKELTHMCGFNSSAYFTKTFKELFGLTPTQYVEQKQDQ
- a CDS encoding helix-turn-helix domain-containing protein encodes the protein MAQKKIHCDCLDTIKPVRDALDVISGKWKLPIIISIGVGNDRFTDIQESIPGITPKVLAKELKDLEQHKLIKRVVIGDYPVKISYRVEEYADTLTPVIYSLKDWGVNHRKKVFDTV
- a CDS encoding NADPH-dependent F420 reductase — translated: MKIGIIGTGAIGGTIAKKMAVAGHNVKVNNSGDVAKLNARAEELGVLASTLKDVVKDVDVIILSVPTIAIPTIPKDLLANVPENVIVVDTSNYYPFRDADIEEIKNGKVESVWISEQLGRPVIKAFNNLLAETLENGGKEPGAEDRIAMAVAGDDAEAKKVIAGLINDAGYDVVDSGDLSESWRHQPGTPAYCTELNAEELKQALADGIKEDAPSIRDKAIAGLSSLPSYPSHPDVVKFNRALFQKNPKSV